The genomic window TATTGCGCCTACTATCCAACAGAAACTGGAAGAACGCATCCAGCAATCCAGCGAATTTCTGAAACGCATCAACATCGTGGGCGTAGATGAACAAAAGGGTGAAAAGCTAGGCATGGACGCCGCCAACACCATCGCTGGCCGCACCAACACCGCCAACGCTGACCGCGTACCCAGCGACATCTCCGCCTTGGACGCCAACGGCTATGAATGCGTGCAGACTAACTTCGACACCGCCATCAAGTACGCCAAGCTGGATGCCTGGGCTAAGTTCCCCAACTTCCAAACCATGCTTCGCGACGTCATCGTCAAGCGCCAGGCGCTGGATCGCATCATGATCGGCTTCAACGGCACCTCCGCCGCCGCCGATACTGATCGCACCGCCAACCCGCTGCTGCAAGATGTCAACAAGGGCTGGGTCAAACACATCCGCGAGAACGCCGCCGAGCGCGTCATGAGCGAAGTCGTAGCCGCATCCAACAAGATCAAAGTCGGCGCAGCCGCTGGCAAGGATTACGAAAACCTCGACGCGCTGGTGTTCGATGCTGCCAACAACCTGATCCACATCACCTATCAAGAAGACCCGCGTCTGGTCGTGATCTGCGGCAAGGGGCTGATGGCGGACAAGTACTTCCCCATCATCAATCAGAACCAGCGCCCAGAAGACCAACTGGTCATGGACATGCTGATCAGCCAGAAGCGCATCGGCGGCCTGCCCGGCGTACAAGTGCCCTTCTTCCCAGCTAACGCCTTCATGATCACCCCGCTGGAGAACCTGAGCCTGTACTGGCAGATCGGTGCCCGTCGCCGCACCATCCTCGACAACGCCAAGCGCGACCAGATCGAGAACTACGAGTCCTCGAACGAGGCCTACGTGGTGGAAGACTACCGCGCCGCCTGCTACGTCGAGAACATCGCGCTGAGCTGGTAATCATGAGCAGCCCCGCCCGCCGACACTTTGAACGTGCCACGGCCGCCAAGTCTCAGGCGGCCGAGGCTCCCGCCAACAGCCGTGATGCCACTGGCTACGAGCTCATGCTGCTCAAGCTGGCCGAGGACAAGCGCCGTCTAAAAGACATCCAGTCCATGGAGCGCAAGGCCGAGGTCAAGCGTGAGCTGCTCCCCGAGTATCAGCCGTGGGTGGAAGGCGTGCTGGCTGGCCAGCAGGGTGTGCAAGACGATGTGCTGATGACCGTCATGATCTGGCGCATTGATGCCGGCGATCTGTCAGGCGCATTGCTGATCGCGCGGTATGCCATCGAGCACAAGCTCGCCCTGCCCGATCAGTACAAGCGCACCACGGCCTGCCTCATCGCCGAAGAAGTCTCCGACATCGCCCTGCGCGATCTGGCAGCTTCCGAAGCGGGCACGCTCGTGGTGGACGCCAACCTGCTGGCTGCTCAGCTCATCTTGTTGGAAGAAATGACCGCCGCAGAGGATATGCCGGACGAAGTGCGTGCCA from Ferriphaselus amnicola includes these protein-coding regions:
- the gpM gene encoding phage terminase small subunit; this translates as MSSPARRHFERATAAKSQAAEAPANSRDATGYELMLLKLAEDKRRLKDIQSMERKAEVKRELLPEYQPWVEGVLAGQQGVQDDVLMTVMIWRIDAGDLSGALLIARYAIEHKLALPDQYKRTTACLIAEEVSDIALRDLAASEAGTLVVDANLLAAQLILLEEMTAAEDMPDEVRAKLQKAIGYAMRSLDKPAALTYLNRAIQLHDKVGVKKDIERLEREIKNTDAVAAAS
- a CDS encoding phage major capsid protein, P2 family — encoded protein: MMRTETRKSFNDYKQNIASLNGIESVAEKFVIAPTIQQKLEERIQQSSEFLKRINIVGVDEQKGEKLGMDAANTIAGRTNTANADRVPSDISALDANGYECVQTNFDTAIKYAKLDAWAKFPNFQTMLRDVIVKRQALDRIMIGFNGTSAAADTDRTANPLLQDVNKGWVKHIRENAAERVMSEVVAASNKIKVGAAAGKDYENLDALVFDAANNLIHITYQEDPRLVVICGKGLMADKYFPIINQNQRPEDQLVMDMLISQKRIGGLPGVQVPFFPANAFMITPLENLSLYWQIGARRRTILDNAKRDQIENYESSNEAYVVEDYRAACYVENIALSW